Sequence from the Pedobacter sp. D749 genome:
GTTAGATCCGGTGATGTTTTCGGTCAGTTCACTCATCGGGTCTACTGGTGGTCGTCCTCCTTTAGGGCTCACCAGATCTACCTGATAACCAGCATCGATAAATTCATAATAGGGATCGGTAAATTCGCCAAGCCATACCCCGGTTTTATCTTCAGTATTCTGCATGTCGCGATGAGAAGTCATCACCATTAATATTCTTTTCATAATATATTATTATTTTATGTCTTCAGGATCAAGTTCGTTACCTTCTTCATCTATACGCTGGTGTTCATCCCAATTGGAATCTTGAGTGTTTTCAGTTTGCTGTTCTACATTTTCCTCTTCTTGTTCTTTCGGATCTTTCATGTTTTTCGGATTTTAGTATATACAGATAACAAGTTTAATCGACTAATGGTTCGCTAAAGCTGAAAAGAAATGTTTAACAGCGTAAAAAAGATTGGATTTTGATAATACATACCTGTTTGAACCCCATAATCTAAAATTGCCTTAATTGTTTAAACCTTATCATCATTTGCATGTTTTATTAAGAAAAACGATTATGAATGATAACATTGAACCAAGAGACACGGATGCTGAAGACAGCAATGACCAGTCGCAAGTAAGTCCTAATGAGGAAAAAGAAGTTGATGATAACGAAGTACAGCGAGGCCTTACCGGCGAAACAGATGATGAAGAAGATGTTGGTGGAGACCTTGCAGGTAATGCCGGAGGAAATACTTAACTGTAAAACCTGATTAACGGCTGTTACGTTATCAAAACGTCTAGTGCGATTTAATTTTTAAAATTTTAAACGATTACTGTAATGGAAACTGAAGAAGAAAATAAAAATTTAGGCGACAAAAATGCTGAAAATAGTGTGGAGCGCACCAACATGCCCGATAACCAGGTACCAAGATTTAAGAGTAATGAAAATCATGAAAAAAATCGTGTAAAAAGCGAGGCCGGATTTTTGAGCAGGGAAGTAGGTGAAGGCGATTTTGGCTCAGAGGAAGCAAGAGCAGATTGGGAAAAGGGAAATGAAGGGAATGCGGGAAATATGCCCAATTCAGTAGGTAAAGAAGATAGTGACGAGGAAGAAAACCAGCCTTAAGTCTAATAGGAATGGTTGTCAAAAAGTTAGCGTTCAATTACTTATTAAAGCCGCATAGGCTATTTTTATAAATAAGTATGTAAAAAATACAGTGATATTTTTACATTGATTGAACTGTTTGATTTTTAATTGGTTAGCCTAGGGCTAACCTTTTTTGTTTTCAATTGACATATTTTATTTGTCTATGTCTGTTCCTTCCAATTCTCCCAAACAGAGCGCAACTTTTTAAAGCATATTTTGCGATATCGGCGTTAACGTGTCGGTTTATATGGTGATTATACCATGTTTAAATTCTTATTCAAGAAATCCTGCGCACTTCTTAAATCGGTGTTAATCTGTTCCTTGGTTAAATCAGAAATTGAATGCAGTGGATCATCTGGAAATTCGCTCACTAAACTAACTTCCGCTTCAGCGCCATTAGCCCCGGTATTTCCAATAATATCAAAAATTCCTTCTATTCCCTCGTTAACAAAGCTATACTTTATTTCAAATTGTTGTTTGCCTTCTGTAGGGATCTCTGCAATTTCTCTATATTCACGGGCTTGTATGGTTTCAAGGCCTTGTTTCACTAATTTTATAGCTTCTGTTTTTTGCTCTTCTGTCATAATCCATTAATTAGATTAATGGTTAACATTTAAGAAAGACTAAAGTTTGATTTTAAGAGACACAATTGTAGAAAACAGCTGTTAGCATATCAATTTATGATATAAGCATTGTATTGGAAGCATAAATTTGCTGGTTTTGCATTGCTAATAATTTATAGATCATGAAAAGGATTCATTATTTTAGTGCTCAGTTGTTTAAAATTAATGGCACAATAATGCCAAAGAGAGATATAAAACTAAAAAACGATGCTTAAGAAGTTGCTCTCCGTAACCCTGTTCGTGTTACTGTTTTTCCAGGCGTTATCCCAGCCATTTTCGCTTAAGTCCACAAATGGAACGAAACCTTTCAGGCTGGACATTTACTTTGGTACTGATGGTAAGGGCGCATTTGTCCAATATCATGGTCAGCAAGGCCTTATCGCTTTACAGCTAAAAACCTTAAGCAGCCAGGAAAAGTCAGCGCAATCCAAAATAACTTATGTATGGGATGAGGTGATTGGAGGAAAGGCAACCGGCAGTTACGGACTTACCCGGGAGGCTGGAAAATTATCAGGCGTATGGTACAAACGGGCTAAAGATGGCAGGCGGTTTCAGTTGGAGCAGATCATAGCACCCGGTGACGAAGCAAGAATTGACAAGTATCTTCTTCATGACGTACTGATTTCCTTCAGGCATACATCCGACAACCTGCTCACCCTCAGCTATAGCGATGGTAATACATTTAAAACCCAGCTTCCAGGATTTGATCATCCCGATCCCCAGCGGCATGGCACGATTGCCGATTACAATTTCGATGGTTTTGATGACGTTGCATTTTCTATACCAGACGCAGGCATGGGGGTTTACCGCACCTTCAGTATTTATCTGTACAATCCCAAATCGAAGCATTTTAGCATACTTGCTGAACCCAATGCACCCCAGGCAAAATGTTCCGGTCTTTGTGATGTGGTACTGGATAAAAAGAATCGGCTATTAATGTCCTCATGCCGGGGAGGGGCAACCTGGTGGAATGATATTTACAGTTTCTCCCATCACAATAAGCTCATTTGGTTAAGATCAACTAAACAGCAGTAAATATAGCCAGATTTTCTGGCAGGGATTCACCAAGCCAATCGATTAAGATCATATCCTTGCTATAAATTAGAAATCACTGTTCACGGATTTCATATCTGCGTCCATCCTTTTTATCTGTGGTTAAATTATTTTTGTTGATGCCAGATTTAAACCCGCTTTAATGTGTTCAATATTATTTGGAAAAGCTGGGTTCGGTGCTTTTAGGTTATGAAAGTCTTGCTCTCCCTCCATTCCTCGCTCCGGGACTTTCCGTTCTATCAGATTTATTTAACAAAACTCAGTTGTTTTTGGCTACACACTAAATCGCTCAATAGCTTACCTAGACAAAATCCCGCGTTAGGGATTGTAAGGGTTCAGTACCGATTAAGCATCTGTTTTTATTTAATTATGGTATGTTTGCTTGTTTCACAGGTTTCATCGGTACCGGAGCGAAGCGCAGCCCTGCAAAGCCCGGGCCCTTGCGCAGCTTGGGTAACGCCCAAATCAGTTGGCAGTTATATTAACGATTAGAAGGTCAAAGCCCCCTTCTAGGGGGTTGGGGGTTAAACCCCAATCCTTTGCTCAATCTTTTTAACGCATTTGTAGGCCTCGGCAAGGATCACATCGTTGGCAATCGTCTGATCTACATTTAGCGCATTTAACATTGAAATGGTTAAACAGGCAATAATGCCATTATTACTTGCTATACCAATGGGTACTGAAATATCGGTAACACCCGAAACCGAATCGCTATTTTTAAAATAAGAACCTGTTTGCTGAATATCCGTTAAAGAACTTAAGAAATCTTCTTGCTGAGGTTTGGCATATTTCTTGAAAATTGCGTTGTTTTTTAAGGTTGCTATACGCTCAGCTTCGGGCATATAGGCCAATAAAACCTTGCCCGATGCGGTTAATGGCAACGGAAATAAATTCCCTTCTTCAATGGAAAGTGCAATTGGACCAGGACTTTTGGCATGGATGATTACCATGACCTGGTTCATGTATAAAATACTCAAATGGCACGATTGGCGAATGGTATTAGCCAGTTCTTCCAACGGAAACTGTGCAGCTTTACGCAGCTCATCAATAGGTGAGTGCCGGTGTGAAAGATAAAAAAGCTTTAGCGATAGCCTGTACTTGCCCGAAACCTCATCGCGCAAAATGTAACCCCGACTTTCCAAACTCATCAACATCCTGTATATTTCGTTCGGTGTTTTCTCAATACCAATTGCAATTTCAGTTTGAGACAACGGGATAGATTGTGCTGATAAATATTCCAATATATCAAGTCCTTTATCCAAAGCGGGGGCCTGGTACTTCGATTCTTTTTCGTTCATACGGGTTTAAATTTGGCTGTAGCGTATTTTTTACAATTTCAAACATACAAAATGCTTTCTTATTTATACAACAGCAGATTTTGCATAATTTAAATACGAATATATGTTTTCATATTTAAAAAAAACATTTATATTTGAATTAGAGATAGTAATTTAAAGTTACGGAATTTAAAAGGCTTAATTCAAAAGAATTGATAATTTATTTCTCCAGGAATTATATCGCTGATAACCATTTATAAACCTAAGCAAACGCCGAAATGGTGTAGATTAAATGATGAGTAAACTCTTAATCTTTTCCTGGCTTTACCTGTTAAGCATTCCGCTTTTTGCACAAGATCTTAAGGTTGCTCAATTGGATGGTGAATATCGCAATAATCCGATTGGAATTGATGTACAATCGCCGGGTTTAAGTTGGGAAATACAATCATCAAAATTAGATGCATCGAGTCATTTTGAGGAACTCGTTCCAACTTTTCGGGGAAGCAATCCTAATGCAGAAGAAAAGCACACCTATAGTAGTGAGATTGCTTCTTACCATGCAATGAGGATCTCTCGTGTTTATGCCGTTCCTGAACCCCGCGCCAGAATTAGCTTCAACAAAGATTGGAAATTCTTCTTAGGTGATGAGCCAGATGCAAAATCATCCTCATTTAGCGACCTGAAATGGAGAAAACTCACTTTACCACACGATTGGAGCATTGAAGGTAAATTTGATGAGAAAAATCCAGCGAAACCTGAAGGTGGAGGTTTACCCACTGGCATTGGCTGGTATAGAAAGGAATTTACAGCACCGGCTAATTTTAAAAACAGACTAATTACCCTCGAATTCGATGGTGTATATAAAAACAGCGAGGTTTGGGTAAACGGACAATATCTGGGTAAAAGGCCTTATGGCTACAGCTCTTTTTCTTACGAGATCAGTAAGTTTTTAAAAGCTGGAAAAAATAGTATTGCGGTTAAGGTCGATAATGCTGCACAGCCAGATTCGCGTTGGTATTCCGGCTCAGGGATTTATAGAAATGTATGGCTAACCTCAGCTGCAGCAGTTTCAATAAAACGCAATGGTGTCTTTGTGAAAACTACTGTTATAAGTGGAGATAAAGGTCAAAGCATTGAAAACAGGATTTTATCTGCTGGTGAAAGCCTTGCATCA
This genomic interval carries:
- a CDS encoding IclR family transcriptional regulator, with amino-acid sequence MNEKESKYQAPALDKGLDILEYLSAQSIPLSQTEIAIGIEKTPNEIYRMLMSLESRGYILRDEVSGKYRLSLKLFYLSHRHSPIDELRKAAQFPLEELANTIRQSCHLSILYMNQVMVIIHAKSPGPIALSIEEGNLFPLPLTASGKVLLAYMPEAERIATLKNNAIFKKYAKPQQEDFLSSLTDIQQTGSYFKNSDSVSGVTDISVPIGIASNNGIIACLTISMLNALNVDQTIANDVILAEAYKCVKKIEQRIGV